gtttttttcctttttcttttttcggaATCATCCTTTTGTTCATAAAACAACCATTTTCCACTATAACCATGATAACAATATTTTCCCACCGTTTATCAGCAAGTATAACTAAGCATAACCAACTAATTAACCCACACtatcatttttattattataatgcAAACCCCAGGGGATGGAGTCCCTGTGACTAAATTGTGCACCTTcactgccctttttttttttttttttgatgaaacacTGCCATTAATTTGCcgctttttaaataaataaacttcATATCAGCTTTAAAATGAACTTAAAATACATCAAAAAGAGGAAAAACAGAAGAGCTTAAAGGAGTCTTTTATTAAAATATACAAAGAAAACTTTGACTAATGAGATTGCAACCCAAGGCCACATGCTCCATTTCTTTTGAACAAACCACAAATGCCACACATGATAAAAACTAGTGCCCTATAATTAATTTAGATGATACTGAATCATTTATCCTGATCTAAAATGTCTTAGAAATAAAAATGCATAAACAAAGACGCTTTGGATATACTTAGCTACATAGACGCGTTGGGCAAGTACAAGCATATAAAGTAAAGAAAGTTATGGCTCTCACtatgaacaaaaataattttgataatttatgtagCTAACATAAACTTATTGAAAGGAAACTCCTTTTGTTTCTCTTTCAACCCAAGAACTTAACGAGTATTGATTACATATAGGAGGAACTACAAAAGGTGGGCAGAGTAACCCCCTGGTATCCCTTCATCTAAAATATAAAGATTCATATAGCATTAGATGTCAATCAGGCAAGAGAAAGAGGACTCGAGGCTTTCTTGTTAGAATTATCAAATGATCAACAAACATGCAGCTTCTTAGTTATGGAACGAAAGGTTTTTCTATGATTGCCACCTATTCTTTGTTATTGATGTCATGAGATTTTGCAGGAATATCAACTTCATTATCAAATTTGCATATAAGCCAGCATTTGTTTTAGAGAAATGGTCCATCTTGAATTTTAGACAACAATTATACTCTCTTACAACAGCATTACTTGTGCATCAACTTCTGTCGCGTCTACATCCGTTACCAATATGTGTGCATTCAACTAAAATAAATGTATGTATTAATTTCAAAATAGATGCAAATAAATGCAGGCTGTTTTTGCAAAGAAATAAATGTGAATCTTTTCTGCAAATATGAGAATAAAGTCAGCTTTTACTGCAAAATTCCCTAATGCAAATTTAGAATGTTTTATCCATAGCTTCTTTTGTTTTTCTGATCTCCCAAAATCTTCCTTGGCCAGAAAAACTGGTAGGAAGAAATGCTATGGCGATCGCACTGATATGATCTGAACATATATAACAATTCTTGTCATCCTTTCCACCAACAATCCTagattaaaaggaaaaaaaaaaaagcctagtTTGCACAGGTGGGTCTTGAAAAGGTGATGATATATACATAATAAGAATGACGGCATACATAAATCCTGAGACTACCTTATTGGTGAATAGCATGTTGACAGTGAGCAGGCATATGATTTGTTTCCTGTGCAAAAGAACGTAACTTTGGACGAGATTGAATGTCACACACTGGCTGACAATGTAAACCATCCACACCAAAGGAATTGAGTAGACACATCGCAAAGGGCAATGCCAATATATATTTCTTTCTCATGAAATGATACAAACCTGTGTGAGTACAAGCAAAAGCAGTGCATTAAAAGTGATCCTTTGCACGGCGGATGACACCCAAGGCTTGTGCATCACTTGCAGCAGCTGGGATTTTCAAGTGTTGCCGGATTTCTGAACTGGAGGTGCGCAGAAATGGATTACAAAGTTTTTCCTTCTTTAGTGTGGTTGGAATCTAAGACATAAGCACAAAATTCTCTGTCAAAATCTTACTATGTCAAACATATTGCTAGTTTTCACTCTGAAATTGTACTTAATGCTATTGAATGCATTTTTCTCAATAAGATTATAAGATCATCATGTGGAGGGAACAGAGAAAATGCAAATCTATGTATCTTTAGTCATCACGCGAGTTGATGAATTCAGGGGGACTGGTAGTTACCGTTGGGAGCTTCTTACTGCGGAGCTGAGCTACATGTTCTGCATATTCTTTTAGTGCTTCATTATTGGGCTCTATGGACAACGCAAACTTTGAATTACTCTGTTTAATTTAAGGAAAACATGTGTTCTGTTATAAGTAAAAGCAAGATAAATTCTGATAAGCAGATCAAAATATGGTCACTTACAGACCTACAGAATTGCATACCAGTGTATATTCGTGGCCGCAATATATGTTTGTCTCATCTGGCAAAGACATAATCTTTTGGAGTGAAGAAAACATCTGCAGCAGGATTGTGGATTCTTATTACACAAAACTCTGCTGAAATGTCACGTAAGGTACAGATAGCAGATGCATCATGCAACTGGAGATAATTTCATTACATATAATTTCAGAAAAATCTGATGATGACTATTGATTGTCATTATATAACAGCTCCTCATGCAAAATGAAGATAATTTCATTGAATACTGAAATAATTAGAGCTCTTGCAACTAATTTTTTCAGAACCAGCAAATGAGTTTGCGAGTTGTCAGAAACGGACGCATTGAATTTTTCCACAAGCAGATGTGAAAAACTGGTAATCATGCCTGAAATATATCATGGATAGAACGAGATGAAGTACAGAAAGCTTTTTATATTCTAATCTTGTACATACGTGAAACAGAGCCGCCAACAACAAAATAAAAGCTGTGCAAGCAGCTGTGCACATCCACATCCATACTTGTACAAAAATACATATATACTATATGTTGCACATGCATCAATGTCTTCCAACATATTTTCTATATGCAGGTTAGGCATATGGAGAATGTGTTTGTGGAAGGTAGATCTAGTCATGAACTAATGTTAACAACACTAATGAACTTCATTTCTTGAAATGACCATATGATTCTAACATCGGAAGATAAGCatgcatcatattttatttctGTCTATTATACTTCAGGGCACAAAAAAGAGGTCTGTTTACTCAAACCAAGTCATGCTATTACTGTCCCACTTATTAAAAGAACGAACTTGTAACAAAGATAACCAACTTTACCTTTTAATACGTTGGTTATTATTAGGATAAGATCCATGATtgcaaacaagaaaaaaaaaatgttagttCAGGAAAGAACCTGCTCTGGGTTTCCTTCAAAAAGTTTGCCACAAGATAAGCTAAACAATGTGTCCCCTGTAAATATTGCTCCACATCCTGGAAAGTAGTAGCTTATATGCCCTGTTTAAGATTCCAGGAAGTAAGATTTAGACTGGAAGAAGATTCggcatattcattgtaaaaaGTAATATCACATGCCTAGATATAACAGCTTTAATCTGCATACAGTATTTCTTGTTCTATACTTTTCTTTGGtaaccaattaaaaaaaaaaaaaatcaagaaatttCCAGAATAGTTTTACTTAATATCTGCACAAAAAGAAATGCAAGTTATTAAAAAAAGTTGTAAAAATTCTAACAAGGGTATGCACAGTTATCAAGTCAGGATAAGACGAAAATTAATAGAAAGATAAGCATTACTGAAAACATTGTGACCAGGGTCATAGACAAGTAAAATGAACTATTAATAATTACAATCCAATTCTGAACTTTACATGATAACCATGTCATATCAACAAGGAAATTTAATCATGAACAAAAAACCCCAGCACCTCTAGCACATGCAAAATGAAAGCATCAAATAGATGATTTTTGTTTATGGACAACCACAAGCAGAAAAAGGGTTATATGCATAACCTAATGAGGTATGCCAGCATACCACATGAAGTatggaaaaataaataaataaatatattagcttcaggtgaaattttaaaaatttgacctTTTGTATGACCGGGAGTTTCCATCACAAGCACCTGATGACCAGCAAACCTCCATGTTTCCCCATCATGAAGGGCTATGTCAATTCCAGGAATTCTTTCCCTGTCCTTGCTGGAACCAATCACCTATACTCAGAAAGATGAAATCAAGGAATGAGATTGTATGAAAGGTTAAAACTTCGCTAAAaccatttatatatttatttacatttagCATGCATCATACTTTCCAGAACAGGAAAGTAATATGCCAGTATATTCCTGTGCTATCCTACATCACCCAAGATTCTATTTGTGCATGGGAGTGTGACAATGTGGTAAAACAGAATTGTTCTCCAAAAACATCCAGTGAATGAAATGGATtatagatgatgatgatgatgatgatgatgatgatggtgatgatAGTAGTCTTATGAAGGCCATGAGTATCATGTTTTACAGAGAACTTGCATAGCAATCCCGCCACACCCCCTCCCTAAAACAACTCCTCTCCATGCAGATTTATCCTAAACTACATTATCTACTTAGTTGAGATGTAACAATGTATACTTTTTGGTGTTCTTCATCCCAAAAAGTATGCAAGGTCATTAGCACACTAAACTATGGTTGGCTTATTCAATGTTAGTATAAAGCAAACCCACCcccccaccccaaaaaaaaaaaagaaaaaaaaaagaaaaaaggcacATATTCATCTTTAAGTGTTTTTAAGAAATAACATCAAATAGCAAAATTATTTTTAGTTATACTGAGAAAAGAAATAATAGCATAATACCATAGCGCTAGGACAAGAATGACAGATTTGGCCAAAAAAGAATAAGAATTTTTATACAAAGAAGATTAGAAATGAGGGAT
The DNA window shown above is from Elaeis guineensis isolate ETL-2024a chromosome 8, EG11, whole genome shotgun sequence and carries:
- the LOC105049828 gene encoding hydroxyacylglutathione hydrolase 2, mitochondrial, with protein sequence MLSKASSLMVSLPCSRVRGRPCMWPNMRKHWFGKQLLYSFGTLFWRPIKTLRGGYHAYGVAGLLCNITNMASSLQIELVPCLQDNYAYLLHDTDTGTVGVVDPSEAVPVINALERKNQNLTYILNTHHHYDHTGGNMELKARYGAKVIGSSKDRERIPGIDIALHDGETWRFAGHQVLVMETPGHTKGHISYYFPGCGAIFTGDTLFSLSCGKLFEGNPEQMFSSLQKIMSLPDETNIYCGHEYTLSNSKFALSIEPNNEALKEYAEHVAQLRSKKLPTIPTTLKKEKLCNPFLRTSSSEIRQHLKIPAAASDAQALGVIRRAKDHF